The following coding sequences lie in one Komagataeibacter sucrofermentans DSM 15973 genomic window:
- a CDS encoding glutathione S-transferase family protein: MNDSILVIGTRRYSSWSLRGWLAVRLAGLDVREQVIPLADNGETPAIRTISPNGKVPYLEHDGAAVWESLAICEYCAEQAPGLWPADARARAYARSIAAEMHAGFRAVRAAMPMNTGRDNRSLAAGTTADIDADIARIDAIWTEARLDFGKDGNFLFGEKFGMADAMFAPIVSRFLSYGVSPSPESRAYMTAVRAHPLMEEWYQLAAQEPKEWQQARFEGIA, encoded by the coding sequence ATGAACGACAGTATTCTGGTCATTGGCACGCGGCGGTATTCATCCTGGTCGCTGCGTGGGTGGCTTGCGGTGCGCCTAGCCGGGCTGGACGTGCGCGAGCAGGTGATCCCGCTGGCCGATAATGGCGAGACGCCCGCCATCCGCACCATCTCGCCCAATGGCAAGGTGCCTTATCTTGAACATGACGGCGCTGCCGTGTGGGAGAGCCTCGCGATCTGCGAATACTGCGCCGAGCAGGCTCCCGGCCTGTGGCCTGCCGATGCCCGCGCGCGCGCCTACGCCCGCAGCATCGCCGCCGAGATGCATGCAGGCTTTCGCGCCGTGCGTGCCGCCATGCCCATGAATACCGGGCGTGATAACCGCTCCCTGGCCGCAGGCACCACGGCGGATATCGATGCCGACATCGCGCGGATCGATGCGATCTGGACCGAGGCACGGCTGGATTTTGGCAAGGACGGCAATTTCCTGTTCGGGGAAAAATTCGGCATGGCCGATGCCATGTTCGCGCCAATCGTCTCGCGTTTCCTGTCCTATGGGGTCAGTCCCTCGCCGGAATCACGGGCCTACATGACGGCCGTGCGCGCCCATCCACTCATGGAAGAGTGGTACCAGCTTGCCGCGCAGGAGCCCAAAGAGTGGCAGCAGGCCCGCTTTGAGGGCATCGCCTGA
- a CDS encoding glycosyltransferase family 4 protein, with protein MPWRVAVVLPAREGFSAGAVGAIGLQVAALAGPNDVIIGPPVAGPTLLPDHEYRTVRPGLWPPGSGSHRYAAAVLRIVHDIAPAVVEVHNRPDTALHIARSRPGQHVLLVLHNDPQGMRGAETPARRAGLLRWMNVACVSGWVRQRFLEGVPAADGQRVGVSPNGVSIPASVPPMQDRAPQMLFAGRMVETKGADLFVAACAQLAPGHPHWRFDMIGADRFRADAPITPFMAELLPRAQAAGIGLAGYRPHADVLAAMARAAIVVVPSRWPEPFGLAALEAMAAGAALVAAPTGGLPEVVGDGGLLCPPQPPSQLAQAIARLMDDPALRADLATRGRAQALRFGVEHARACRAHMRAEALRRRHA; from the coding sequence CTGCCCTGGCGCGTGGCGGTAGTGCTGCCCGCGCGTGAAGGTTTCAGCGCGGGGGCCGTGGGCGCGATCGGCCTGCAGGTCGCGGCCCTTGCCGGCCCCAATGATGTCATTATCGGCCCGCCGGTGGCAGGCCCCACCCTGCTGCCCGATCATGAATACCGAACAGTGCGCCCCGGCCTGTGGCCGCCGGGCAGCGGCAGCCACCGTTACGCCGCAGCCGTGCTGCGCATCGTGCACGACATCGCCCCTGCGGTGGTCGAGGTGCATAACCGGCCCGATACCGCGCTGCATATCGCCCGCAGCCGCCCCGGCCAGCACGTGCTGCTGGTGCTGCATAACGACCCCCAGGGCATGCGCGGGGCCGAGACGCCCGCCCGCCGCGCGGGCCTGCTGCGGTGGATGAACGTGGCCTGCGTGTCTGGCTGGGTGCGCCAGCGCTTTCTCGAAGGCGTGCCCGCCGCGGATGGGCAGCGGGTTGGCGTCTCGCCCAATGGCGTGAGCATTCCCGCCAGCGTGCCGCCCATGCAGGACCGCGCGCCACAGATGCTGTTTGCCGGGCGCATGGTGGAGACCAAGGGGGCCGACCTGTTTGTCGCGGCCTGCGCCCAACTCGCGCCCGGCCACCCGCACTGGCGCTTTGACATGATTGGGGCCGACCGGTTCCGCGCTGATGCGCCCATCACCCCTTTCATGGCTGAACTGCTGCCCCGCGCGCAGGCGGCGGGTATCGGGCTTGCGGGCTACCGGCCGCATGCGGATGTGCTGGCCGCCATGGCGCGGGCGGCCATCGTGGTGGTGCCCAGCCGCTGGCCCGAACCCTTTGGCCTTGCAGCGCTTGAGGCCATGGCGGCGGGCGCCGCCCTTGTGGCGGCACCCACCGGCGGCCTGCCGGAGGTTGTGGGCGATGGCGGCCTGCTCTGCCCGCCCCAACCTCCGTCGCAACTTGCCCAGGCCATTGCCCGGCTGATGGATGACCCGGCCCTGCGTGCCGATCTTGCCACACGCGGGCGGGCGCAGGCGCTGCGTTTTGGCGTGGAGCACGCCCGTGCATGCCGCGCCCACATGCGGGCCGAAGCCCTGCGCCGCCGCCACGCCTGA